The Panicum virgatum strain AP13 chromosome 3N, P.virgatum_v5, whole genome shotgun sequence genome includes the window CACCTCTTCATCAGGTACTCGCTTCGCCAGGAGCTTGCGGTACAGCTGACTCCCGACCCCAGCCAGGCGTGCCTCAAGGCCATCCACTAAGTAAAAGGCCAGCCTCTGAGTGCAATCTCCATCTGGCGACGAGTGCTGTCTTATCTTCTTGATGAGCTCAGTGGCCAACTGACGGTCGTCGGCTGCTACAGCTTGTGCACAGTGGATGAGGAGAGTCCTGAGATCGACCACTTCTTTGCTGATCTGCCTCTTGCCCCGCAGCTTCTGTTGAGCAGTTCCTTTGCTTTGACCTTTCGGTGAATCCTTACTTGCTTGCTTTGCCATCGATTCTCGAAGGCTTATTGTGTCGTTGAAACAATCAAGACGGTAGCAAAGCAGAACGGTGTCAAATTTTCTGTTTTCGCTTATTTCGCAAGTAATCGTATTCGTATGCTGTTTGCTGCTGCTCCCTTCCCTGGCATTCAAGTCTTGGATATATGGATATTTGCTCCCCCTGTGGTCTGTGATCTGAAAGACTGCATATTTGCTCTTCTCGACTACTTTTGCCTTTGTAGTCAGCCTGCAGATGGAAAGCTTGCCGCTGTCCAAATAGATGACCAATTTATCAAACCCCTTTGCATCTTCGGCACTTCTTATGATTTGAAAGGCAGGGAAACCAAATCTAGCAGCCCTCCCAGTGCTTGTCGAAGGCTGATATGGCATGAAAAGACTTCTGCCATAGTTATATGGGCTCACAGGAGCTGGTAAGGGATGTAACATGCTATGGCTGGACACATCACTAGTGGAGCTAGTTCTGCGAGGCCGTTTTTGGTAATTGTTCCTACTCTCATCTGGGCCATCTGCTTCATTGCTGGTACAGAGTGGTGGCCATGAAGGCGGGTATACCTGCTCTAGAATATCATAGAAGGCCTTCTCAGCAGCATGAAGGGCGGCTTCCCCTTCATGCAAGCCAACCCTCTCATCGACATCCTCCATCAGCATCTGGCTAATGTTGTGAAGAGCATTGTTTGATCTGATCCTTTGGTGGTAGTCTGGGCTTACCCCTGCAGAAaactgaagttggttttgtccGAGGTTGCTAGTGACATTATACATTCCAGGGATGGTGACCAGGTCGGAGATTTCTGCATTTGATTCATTATGGGTTGGCTGGGGAAAGAACTGGGAACCAGACAGACTGTAGTTATATGCTGTGAGTTGCTGctgggaagaagaggaagatccaTCACATGGTTGTTCCGTTCTTGTAATGGTGTGCAGGTCATCAAAGAGAGGTTCAATCACCATAGAGTTTATTAACCACAGGGAGGATTTTCCCTTAACCTTTATACAAAGATGATTGTTCTGAAGCAACTAATGTTCAGCTTCTTCTCTGCaacagggaaaagaaaaaaaatagtctGTATGAGTCTTCAATTTACTGCAAGGATAACGACAATAAAATTCACCCTTCTAATTTCTGGAACTCAGAATAATTCATGCGCCTACCACTAATTAAATGGTTTGGGAAGAAAAAGGTTTTACAAGAAAGGTTATTTAGATCAGCTGGGTTATACTAAGCCACAACCAACATGTGCCATGtatgcctaatatactctaacaagaACTTATGGGTCACTAGTGGTAGCAATGTTATAACTGATGTGTTGGTAATGATGGGCCACAATAGTAGCATAGATATTCTAATACATAGGAGGAAAAGATTTGTAAAATGAATAGGAGTCATTAGATGCAGTTGATTGAATGGATTTAACCAACCCTCGTACAATTTGGTCAATATGGAAAGGACAGCAACTGGtgcttttaaaatttaaaattagtatAGATAATTGTTTTAGTATGTCATGGTGAGCAACATGTATGGCTTTTCCTATTACAGATTTTGTTTTTTGATTCAGTTCCTGAACTGCAAATGAAGAAGACTCAACTTATAGAAGACAGCACAACTTATAGCACTTCTTGCAGCAAAAGAATGATCCTGATTTTTCTAGTTTTATTTGAACAGGAGAATGCCATAAATGCCAACTTTTTTGACATGAACAATCATTGAAAGTATGCTTCAACATACCTTTACCAATCAGCAACAGGCAACAGCACCAATGTCCAAGTCCTTGCGTAAAAGGTGGCAGAGGGAGAAGAGGACATGTTTTTCTATGTGATCAGTCAGGCTTATATAGAGATCAAGATCGTTTAGACTTGAGATGTCCCATGGTGTTGCCACATTGAGCACAGagtccgtggtgtcgatgtaaactaaataaaatttgttgggaTGGTGACATTCAGGATGGAGACAGAGAATGCTCCAGATTGTTGTCACCCTTTTGCGTAAAAAATTAGGCAGAAATTGTCTTCTCATCCTCTTAATAATTCAGCCGCTGGAGCTTGGATGGTCGATAAGGGGCAAAAATTGGGAGGAAAGAGCGAGAGCGATTGACCAGCTGGTTAGGATTCAGTGCTCTTGAAGGAACTGAAAAGGTCATCCGCCCAGCAAACTAGCGTGAAGGTTAATGGCGTACCAATTCCTGAAAAACTAGTTAGCCCTATAGGTGAAATCTTGCACTCTTCACCTAAATGATAAAAATAACTCTTAACTTGATGGTAAACGAACTTGAAATCCGAAGAATTTGGGAGAGAATGCCCCAATACTTGAGCATGATACCATGAACATAAAGTTTTAGTTCACCCATAACAAACTTAAGTCGCAACATGTAAGTGGAGAGAGGAGCTATAAGAAATGCCATAGTGGCCCAAGATTCCATAATGCTACCACCCTGCTTTCCTGTGTGCAGCAGATTGTTTTATGTAATTGATTGTATTTCATGGACAGCAGATGCATATACTTTTTATGCGGTCTCCAGGTTTCAGTCCATCTGTAGCAAACTACAAGGCACTCAACATCAATACAAATATATATTTGATTAAGCAGATGAAGTCGTACAGTAGTACGTAACAGCGTCCGAAAACCATGATGAAATGAACTTTTCCTTCTGTTGATGATGAAAACTAGAGTAATGGACTGGCAGCGACTGTCACCATTAGCTGTACTTGCATACAGCTAATGGTGCCAAAAGCAGAGTAGAAACAAATGGATCCAGATTGGAACGGTTGAACCAATCAAAAGTCATTATCTTCAATCGACTTTACTAAACAATAAAGAAATTCCCTGGAAATGGCGCCGGCAAAACAAATGCAGATGTATATGACAGACATAATTGTCTAAGCAAATTCACTTCTCAATAGTTCATCATGGTGCAAGATTGTTCCAACCTGTGCTATATTCTGGCATGCTTTTGTAAAAGCATTTCCATACGGTGTTGGCAGGCAGCAGCCCAAATAGCCCCCACCATCTGGTGCATTTTTTCCCACGGAAGATTTTTCATTTAACAGATCTTACCGTATTGGTGACAATAATCATGCAGCAGTCTTCAACATCACTTTGGAAAGAAGCCCAGGATTTACTAGACCAGAGCTCTTGCATTGGGTTTAAGGAATGATGCTTCTGACCAAACAGATTGGAACCTATCCAAAGTCAAAACGTCCTCTTATCAGCGACTCCAATGGAAAAACACATTGATACAGTCGAAACATGCAGTTGATTATTTCAAGCTTACTCCACTATTGGTTCAAACATAGTATGGTCAAAACGTCCTCTTAAGTATAGATTCTGCTTCTCACCAATAGATACAAGTGTCTTCCGATTTTGGCAATATAGTATGGTTCATCTGACAAAATAAGCTTTCTGATAGTTCACCCAACATCACATATAAAAAACTTAGAACAATGATGCGTTAAATGTTGTACATCGAATTCATGGCTTGGGCAACTGAATAGTGTTTGACTGCAAACTCAGTGATCAACATTTTCTCCTCCGATTGAAGACTTCATTGGCAGTGTTCTACCTCGCACTGAGCTAAACCCATAGTACCAAAATTACACTGGGGTTGGGAAATAACATTACAACTCCGACCCATTTTGATACAATGCTTGTTCTAAATGCTCCTTAATCTACACTTTCCTGGTGAGTTTCTTCTGCTGACACGGTGAGCAAAGATCGCATGGTATGTGCAGCAAAGGAGCTTCTCAAAAGTGAGCCAAACTGTATACTAGAGTCCACGAAAGCTGCAAGCAATAAGAAAGGTAAATGAGGTGTCAATGACTAAATCGACATCAGATCATTCCTATTGATGAAGTAGAATAGTTACCAGGAAAAGGGTGAAAGAAGCAAAAAGTCCCTCCTGAAGTAGCGCCCCATGGCCTCCATATTCCTCCTCGTCAATCTTCAAAATGTATGCGTAGTACCAATAAATAATGCCCGTCGAAATAGCCATAAATCTGAAAAAGGCCACATGATAGGTTATAACAAATCCATAGTAAAGGCTCACGTGCTTTGAGGTCAAATAAACACCAGCCTAAGTCATAGTGCTTTTACAGAACCATGAAAACAGTAGCAACGGATAACTGCATTTAGGTCTTGGCAACAGTCATTTTCTATGGCAATCAGAATCAGTATGTCTATTGCTTAGCACTCATCCGAAAATAAAAGCAGGTAACCAGCCATTGCTCTGTTCTGTGCATCTTCCCTGTTGCTAAAGATACCTTACAGGTATTGTACAATCACTCTTGACCAAGACTGGTGCAAACCCATGCATTTCAACCCGAAAATAGTCAAGACCAGAAGAATATGCATCCAAGGATGAAATGTTTGTGCACACAAGCTATATACTGCCGCAGTTGTTTTTAGTGCCGCTTAGGAATTAGAAGCAGAAAATAGCCAAAGTTGAAAGTTCTACATTCTACAGAGGTAGCTACTCCGGAGCAAATTCTGCTTGTGTCCAGTTAATCGGATCCCAACTGGCACGCAAATTCAAGCGTTAACAACAGATCTGACCCACATGTGACTACTAACAGTGGTGAAATCATCCCTCCCTGAACTAATAACATGATGAATCGAGGATTACACTCGTAAACTCCAATACTCTAACACTGCAGTTTAATATCCAACATGTGGATATAGTAGGCTGGTTTATCCACTATCTAGAAaacattgattgtgctcagtCGCAATGTCCATGACGTATAAAATTGATCCGAGTTTTTGATCGCCAGCAAGGGAAGTCATGCCATATAGTAGCAGGTTCGTCCATTCACGGGTTTTTGCTCCATTGTACATGAATTGCATCTAAGATTACCGAGGGAAAGCTAACAGATCTACAGCGCAAACCTGGagcatgagagagagagagagagagagagagagagagagaggttggGCGACTCACAGCGCGATCCAGACGGCGCCGACGAGGGGGACGGCTCCCCAGAGCAGGCCGCAGAAGAGCCCCACCGCCTGGCGGATCCAGTGCACCGCGTCCAGCAGCTGGTCCTGGCAAAAGCCGAGCAGAGATCGAGCATCAGCGGCAGCTACGCTACGCAGGGGCCGAGATCAGGAGTAGCCagagcggcgctgcggcgggggTGTACCTTGTCCCAGGTGGCCTCCGGGTCGAGGTACCTCGCGAGCTTGGAGGAGAGCGCGTGggcgccgttctgctgctgcgcCGGCGCCTGCGCGCGCGACTGCTTCGCCGACGACCTGGCCTtggccatctctctctctctctctctctctctggaagCAGAGGCGGGTGGAACGGCGGCGGGATCCCCGAGGCGAGGCGGGGAGGGTGCGGATCGCGGCGGCGCACGTGCACGGGGCAGTTCCAAATCGAGGCAAGGCCGCAAAGCAGGGAAGGGGGCAAGGGGCAGTTAgctggaggcgggcggcggcgctcggaacCGGATCCGCTGCAGTAACGTCCCCTGCAGTTGGGTCACTGccacgtgggccccactgcgTGCAGGCCCCACACGCAGTGACTCAACTGCGGGGGACGTAACTGCAGCGGAGCCTCGTCCGCGGCGCTCCCTTCCCTTCTTTTTCTACAGCCGCGCCCCCCGCGGCTTTTGGTATTTGCGTTTATGCAATTATGCCCCTGGAGGAAGTGAAAAGGGACGAACCTGCTACTAGGAAATGGGTTTTTTCACTGGATCAGGTGATGCACCTGATGATTGCTGACAATCATCATTGAAGCATTAAAAGGAGCATGTACCATCCTTTTACGTATATAAGAAAGTAAAGATCCACATGGAAACACGGAATTTAACCCTAATCAAGAACAACACACGAGTTGGTACGGGCATTGGTACATCCCGTATAGCATGGAACAGCACATTGGTACATTCAGACTCAGCGGCCAAAGTGTACACTCACCAAAACAAGTAGTACTTGGGCAATTGGGCATGCTTCAGTGGGCCCTCTGTTAGTcatggaaatttcagaaaaccAAGTAGTCACTTTCTACTCATGGTTGTGGAGATCTCAACGACAACACTTATAGCAGACTATAACAAACTATTTACAGGCAAAGTTAGCCACTCTGCCGAGCCACCACACCCACACCATAAGGTTCCAATTAGAAGAAGGGGGCAAAAAGCACCATAAGAACAGTAGAATCACCACGCCATATCAGCTAATCACATGGTTCCTTCTAGGCTTCCACCGAATCGCAGGCAAAAGAGGAGGATTCATCAGCTTGTCCAGGTCAGAATCTGCTTGGCTGCCAGCTCACCGCACGCCCTGCGCAAACAATGCGAAAACTATGACACGGAATTCAGCAGCAGTTTCCTTTCCCCTCTAGTAAGAATGATCAAGAATAGAATCCCAaagagttcaaaaaaaaaagaatagaatcCCAAAAGCATATTTTCTTTTTGGGGAAATCATGTTAAAAGCTTACATAGGCCTAATAATATTGCTTTGGCTTCCCTCTAGATAATCACTATCAGTCCAGAGATACAGTCAACTTGCCTTGACACGTGAGGAACGACGAAAGCTGCCAGGAGGTGTTGCTGATCGGGCTGTGGCTCCTCTCTTAGCAGGAAGAGACTGCTTCGGAACATCCTCACTCCTGCCGTCAACTGAAGTCACCATGGGAGATGGAATTGGTGCAGCAGAGGCATCTGGTTCAACAACTGGGCTTATAGGAAGAGCTCCTGAGGAATGCAGTGACGAGTTAAAGGATAACCCCCAAAAAAGTACAGAACATGCACTTTAATCTGCAAGTTCATTCCACAAtgggaaagaaaaatggagatcTGGTTTTTAAGTTGGAAATCACCCACTGTACTATTTGCAACATTAGAAATATCCTTTGGAAATTCCACCACGATCAGAACTAGATAAGAACCAACCCATAAAACCTCTGCAATTGACAGTGCACAGTATAATTCATTTATGTACATAAAATGATGTATTGGGGGCAAAGACACATTTTTACTTGGGAAGAAAACAGGTCTACTCTGCTTAACCCCATTGCCCCTTACTAGCATTTGgtaaaaaagaaaaggcaaaagttcatgtcaatTATCAATTTATTATTATGCTTGTAGAAGATGTTTATGAATCTGACACTTGTTCATATAATTGTACCAAGGATATAAATATTATTGGTTACCATTCATTGCAGATGACTGGAATTTCTCTCTGATGATCCTTAAAAACTTGACTACATTATCACTCAAATTCAAATCTGTCACAAGTTTCTCAACATCTTTGATGTGCGGATCACATTGGAGCACTGctgtgacaaaaaaaaagaaaaaagaaaaaatacatGTGAAAAATGGAGAATGAGGTATCAACAAAGGCAGTTGACAAAATCTCATAAGGAGCTTCAACTCACAGTTATATCTATCTTTATCAAAATTTATGCAAATTGAGTATTCCTTCTCTGGACTTTGTGGGTCAACCTTGTTGAAAACAAACTTCACACCTTGAGAAAACAAACAGAATGCTTGTCAGGGGATATGGCATCAACTTCATGTATTTAAGCATAATATGAAATTTGTCTATTGCTTACCTTCTTCTCCTCCAACAGTcttgaagccaagaaacttttcATACCAGAAAATAGCTTCTTCCATCTTATCCTGCACTGCTGCATCTTCATTACTACTTGCTTCAAGTGGTTCAAGAGCTGACATTGGCCATAAATAAAGTATATCACTGGGCTGGCATATTACTTGACATATTAATGATGACTTCTGTGAGCAATCAGGCACAACAACAACCCCAAAACACAAAAGTAGCATGGGAAGGCTAGATAAGGTGTACCATGAAGTTCCTCGGATATGACTGTGGTGCGTTTGTCTCTCTTGTCCCTCAGATCTGCAACCAAGTTACCGAGCTGCTCGATCATAGCAGTAGCGTCTGAAATCGACTCGGTGGTGAGTTTGCCCTTTGATGCCTTGCACAATTGAACTGCAAAGGGCGGAGTGGAGTTTACACACACCATACTTCAGCCTCCACAGCATGGTCTCATGAACCAACCAATTGCACAATCATCTAGCAAGGTTAATGATGCCATGTGTGTGGTTTTCAGGTCAACACAAGACACAAAAATTGCACATATCATCAGAAATTCAGAGTAACAGAGAGGATCGTGCGGCATTCATTTTCTGTCCGGCAGCCGTGAATGGTAAATTAGGTAAGCGTGACCCGAAAACCGTGAATAACAGAAATGGTAAATTAGGTAACCTAAATAAGGGGAAGGTACTGCACAGTCCAGTCCTGAAGTCCATCACGTTAGAGCCCAAAATGCGTTAGAGCAAGGTTGCACGTACCGGAGAGAGTTTCGGTGAGCTGAGATTGGAGGTCGCGCAACTCATCCTTGAGTCCTTTGAGCTGCTCTGCGCCACCCAAACCACACGGAATCACTAGAAATGCTGGCACGGTTTCCGCGGGACTGAACTGGGATGAGGGAGCGGAAGGGGAGGAAGGGCGACGTGGCACTTACCCCGGGTGCCTTGGCGCGAGAAGGCCTGGAGGGCGAGCGAGTGGGCGGACGGTAGCGTGGCGGAGCCAGCCTCCCAGTCGCGATGCGCCGCCATCCgcccccgcagcgccgccgccgccgtcttcctCCACTGCGGATCCAGACCTTCCGCCCCGCCTCCGCCAGGCGCGGTGGCTACGACGGGGGCCGCCCGCTCGAGGGCGGCCGCCATGAGCTGCTCGGCTCAAGCGGGCCCTGCACTCCTCCGACGACAACGGCCGGTGGTGCCTCCGCGTCCGCGGTGGCGAgcgtctctctccctcctctctctggaGAAGAAatgctgtttttttttgcgagagaAGAAAGGGAGGGAATTCCAGAAACTTTTTGGAGTTGGGGTTCGTGTTGGGGCAAGGAGATCCGTAGTTGGGCTGGGCTATCTTTACTAGTGTTTACGTTggcgttttttctatttttatattttttaaaaacatattttacaaaaatatatttttggtttcacaatttacagttttaagttctatcgcatggaggcccctatcgcccggtggaggggcggcaggcaggccgaccgcccggcagggggcagcaggctccccccaatataaaagctaAGGTCTCCCAacacctgcatttgcagcaaacaacatccatagagggaaaaaggagagacgtggtgtgagggagggagttgcaacagcgaagtCATATCAGATTCtacacttgtgatctgcaggtaagttacgtatgaatccattaatattgtaaagcaatttaatttaattaatgctatagtattaaaatttcatttcagtattaaaatttcagtttattatagacttgtttctaaatttattataaattaaaatagaattaagttttgaatagtgaaatatagtattaaatttgtttctaaatattgcagcataaggcaattactgcctccaattttggaggattttcatggaccgaagaaaaatctagtataatacttgagatcatgacacatTTTGTAATCAGTAAAAAGTTGGGtgtattagcggatggtacgatagagatggtgttgtcaaaattagttgagtttaaatatttcacattatttcgaggtattacaatgcaagatgTAAAGGAACACCTGCTAAAACATcagaagatatacatgagggtatgtgaactagcgaatcatcctaatgttattggattcttacaaaatacttgtaagatatggatgcgatCAGAGGTGtttgagatgcacattaagataactcttattcagttctaatcccgtccgtcatttgtgatccatatttacgaaatagtaaaattattgtgtaattatatgttaggattaccccgaggacatggagttgattaacaaatcgataccaaattttcaTAAATTTGTATGTATCTTcagtggacttatgccgcaaactagacgaatgaggtggagaagatcttcggATGATAGTTCTTGGcctccgcaagaacagatgaccggaggttcgtcaagtcatgctgcaccacctcaagcaccaacttgtgttaactgggatgacgatatagatgacttcatgcccccaaaccatggcctacAACACATAATATTCCTCCCCTGTACacgaacctagaatcagaaaagagagaaagggaaagacaATAGGTTCGTCACTTCTTTCCCCACGTCTCTCCTTTTCCCTCTATGGATGacttcgctgttgcaactccctccctcactctatgtctctccttttttcctctatggatgttgtttgctgcaaatgcaggtggggggcctcagcttttatattggggggagcctgccgctcTCCTGCCGGGCGGTCGGCCTGCCTGCCGCCCCTTCACCGGACGGTAGGGGCCTCCATGCGATAAAACTTAAATTTTAATtatatataggtccctaccgcccggtagACGGGTGGCCGGCCCCCCGCCGGGcagtaggggtataaaactgtaaattgtgaaaccaaaaatatatttctataaaaaacgtttttaaaaaatataaaatagaaaaaacgcTTTACGTGGCGACTCGGGTCGTGGGCCAAGAGGGTACGGAGTCGGGCCGGGCTGGATGgcttatttttgaaaaaaaaaagggctACAGGGAACGTAATTGTTCCCGGGATAAGAAGTGAAACAAGGGGGATTCTAATTTAGGGAGGGCTCCTACAATCAATCTTCCGACCAtacgttttttcttttttatttaagtAAAACTTTATCGTTCTCTGGTAAAATCTTTCCAGAAAAACTTTTTGATAAAAAGATtttggagagaaaaagaaaaactttgATCAGAAAAATTTGAAAGAGAAAGATTTGAGAAACCATTGAAGAAAAAACTTTTACATCCAAACTATTAAAAGTTTGGGAAAATCATTTACAtactaaaataaaaaaaggaaaaaaaaaagggttgTTACATCGGCGAGCTCATGGCCGCTGCCACCATGGGAGCCAGGGGAGCCCACGCCCCGCTCGCCGTGCCGCTCGTCCCGGAGAGGCGAAGCTGCGGAGCTCCCCGGACGGAGACACCGGCCTTGTCCAGGCCGTGGAGCCGAGGACGGGGACACGGGGCCGCACATCCATGCCCGCTGAGGCGCCGACGCCGCGTCCACCGGCCATCCCCGTGGCGCCACCGAAGGTTGCTGCTCCGCTGCCGATGTCGGCCGTCGCGCCGTGCTCTCCCTGGCCGAGCTCAGGACCGACGACAAGGCCTGCGCCCAACCACCGAAGGTCGCTGCTCCGCTGCCGAGGTCGGCCGCTTGTGGCAGCTCGGCATCCGAGTGGCCATTGTCGTCGGGTTCCTGGGAGCGCGGTGTCGAGCCCCGGTGTCCggggaggcgggggcggcggggcgctgcCCCTGCGGTCTGTGTCAGCTgcgcggggggaggggggagggcgcTCGGGGGCTGGTAGGCTAGGGTTTTGTGTCTTGGGGCGCTGGACAGTGGCCTGTGGGCTGGCTGGGCTGTGTATATTTGGAGTTAGTGGGCTTATATCGGGCCGGCCTGCTAACTCCCTACCGGGCCGGGCCAGCCCACGGGCTGGGGTGACGGCCCAAGCTCGAGCACGGTTGACAGGCCGGGCCAGCCCGGGCCCGGTGGAGAGCGGGCCGGGCCATGCTTGGGCCGGGCCAACGGGTTGAGGGCTGCATGGACATCTATAGAGAGAGGGAgcagaaaagaagaaaataaaaggaGAAGACTAGATGCTGGATGGAGAGAGCGATGCTCATGTGGGAAccggcccccccccccccgaatcgGTCTGTGCCTGACCTTTTGTAGACTGGGCGGGCGCTGATCTGATCGACCGTGAGATGGCTTCCATCCGGGCAACTGTAGAAACAGTACTAGGGGAAAGGTAGAAGTCTAGATCACCCCCCAACTATGAGGGGTGGACTACATAATCTCCTCAACTATAAAACCAAGTATTCTACCCtctgaacttttcaaaaccggtcaaattaccccctggGACGGTTTTGAATGgtggtttg containing:
- the LOC120663997 gene encoding scarecrow-like protein 30; the protein is MVIEPLFDDLHTITRTEQPCDGSSSSSQQQLTAYNYSLSGSQFFPQPTHNESNAEISDLVTIPGMYNVTSNLGQNQLQFSAGVSPDYHQRIRSNNALHNISQMLMEDVDERVGLHEGEAALHAAEKAFYDILEQVYPPSWPPLCTSNEADGPDESRNNYQKRPRRTSSTSDVSSHSMLHPLPAPVSPYNYGRSLFMPYQPSTSTGRAARFGFPAFQIIRSAEDAKGFDKLVIYLDSGKLSICRLTTKAKVVEKSKYAVFQITDHRGSKYPYIQDLNAREGSSSKQHTNTITCEISENRKFDTVLLCYRLDCFNDTISLRESMAKQASKDSPKGQSKGTAQQKLRGKRQISKEVVDLRTLLIHCAQAVAADDRQLATELIKKIRQHSSPDGDCTQRLAFYLVDGLEARLAGVGSQLYRKLLAKRVPDEEVFKIYKFSLAAFLLHRASYAFANRTIIEASRGRLKVHIIDFGICFGFQWPSLIQQFAEQGVPPMLRITGIDVTRPGFGTLEITEQAGKRLADYANMFKVPFQYQGISSRFENVQLEDLNIEEDELVIVNCLYRMKSLGDETVSMNSARDRVLKLMRRINPKVLVLGVVNGSYSSPFFITRFKELLFHYSSVFDMFDANAPRDNEARKLLEGRVLAREAINIIACEGAERSERPETFKQWQARCLKAGFEQLPIDPAILNSILEMKKAIYHEDFFADEDSGWLLQGWKGRVMHAISKWKPNESWSDQ
- the LOC120663999 gene encoding respirasome Complex Assembly Factor 1-like produces the protein MAKARSSAKQSRAQAPAQQQNGAHALSSKLARYLDPEATWDKDQLLDAVHWIRQAVGLFCGLLWGAVPLVGAVWIALFMAISTGIIYWYYAYILKIDEEEYGGHGALLQEGLFASFTLFLLSWTLVYSLAHF
- the LOC120663998 gene encoding kinetochore protein SPC25 homolog isoform X2, with the protein product MAAALERAAPVVATAPGGGGAEGLDPQWRKTAAAALRGRMAAHRDWEAGSATLPSAHSLALQAFSRQGTREQLKGLKDELRDLQSQLTETLSVQLCKASKGKLTTESISDATAMIEQLGNLVADLRDKRDKRTTVISEELHALEPLEASSNEDAAVQDKMEEAIFWYEKFLGFKTVGGEEGVKFVFNKVDPQSPEKEYSICINFDKDRYNLLQCDPHIKDVEKLVTDLNLSDNVVKFLRIIREKFQSSAMNGALPISPVVEPDASAAPIPSPMVTSVDGRSEDVPKQSLPAKRGATARSATPPGSFRRSSRVKGVR
- the LOC120663998 gene encoding kinetochore protein SPC25 homolog isoform X1 gives rise to the protein MAAALERAAPVVATAPGGGGAEGLDPQWRKTAAAALRGRMAAHRDWEAGSATLPSAHSLALQAFSRQGTREQLKGLKDELRDLQSQLTETLSVQLCKASKGKLTTESISDATAMIEQLGNLVADLRDKRDKRTTVISEELHALEPLEASSNEDAAVQDKMEEAIFWYEKFLGFKTVGGEEGVKFVFNKVDPQSPEKEYSICINFDKDRYNSVLQCDPHIKDVEKLVTDLNLSDNVVKFLRIIREKFQSSAMNGALPISPVVEPDASAAPIPSPMVTSVDGRSEDVPKQSLPAKRGATARSATPPGSFRRSSRVKGVR